A window of Candidatus Bathyarchaeota archaeon genomic DNA:
ACCGCGGGATTAACCGCTGCAGGCTGCAACGTCTATTTCGCGGGTATGGCTTCAACCCCTGCGATTCAATTCGCCGTAAAAAACCACAAGATGGATGGTGGAGTAATTATATCTGCATCTCACAACCCGCCAGAATATAACGGCATCAAAGTCATCTGGAGCGATGGCATCGAAACCTCGCATGAACAAGAGGTTGAAATCGAAAACATTTACTTTGACAACAAAATCGTCTACGCACCATGGGATCAACTCGGAGCCAAAAAAGAGCTACCGTGTATAAACGACGAATACAAAGAGGCTATCAAAAAACACGTAAACCCACAAGCAATCGCAGCCAAAAAATTCCACGTGGTCGTGGATGCAGCTAACAGCGTCGGCGGAATCGCTTTACCGCCTCTGCTGCGTGAGTTGGGCTGTAAATGCACAACCATAAACGCCAACATCGACGGAACCTTCCCTGGGCGCCTCCCTGAACCGAGACCTGAGAGCCTCGGTGACCTCTCCAAAACTGTCAAAGCAGTAGGTGCAGACATGGGTGTGGCTTTTGACGGCGACGCAGACCGCTCGATATTCTGCGACGGAAACGGCACCATCTACTGGGGCGACAAAACCTTCGCAGTCGTAATAAAGCAGTATCTTATCAAGAACCCTGGCGCAAAAATCGTCACTCCTGTCAGTAGCTCCACCTTAATCAAAGACACCGTTGACGCCTACAAGGGCGAGTTAATTTGGACTAAAGTCGGCAGCGTCACCGTCTCACAGACCATGAAGGCAGAGAACGCCAACTTGGGCGGGGAAGAAAACGGTGGCATCTTCTATCGACCACACCAAGCCGTCCGAGACGGCGCCATGACAACCGCGCTGCTCCTAAACATCATGGCCGAGACAGGCAAATCACTCGCAGAACTTGTCGCTGAGCAGCCTCAGTACTTCATTGAGAAAGGCAAAATCGAGTGCCCGAACGATAAAAAAGAGGCTCTTCAGCGGGCAATCTATGAGCAAGTCAAAAACGAGAACGTCAGCACCATAGATGGCGTTAAAATATGGTTCCAAGACGCAAGCGCCATATTGATTCGCCCCAGCGGCACTGAACCCGTCTTTAGGCTATATGCGGAAGCTAAAAACCAAGAAAAAGCCCTCAAATTAGTCAAAGACTACACCGCCAGATTAGAAAAAATCTTAGCTGCCTTCTAAGCAGAACCTGAGGAGTAGCCCTTGCCCCCTCTTCTACAGCTAAACCCCCAAGACGTCGACAGCCTCGACAAACGCCGAAAGTTCAACGTTGCTGTAGTCGGCTGCGGGCACAAGGGCATATTCTTCGCCAACGCTTTCGCAGACGCAGGGTTCAGCGTGGTCTGCACCGATGCTGACGCCAGCGTCGTAAAGAAGGTAGCAAAGGGGAAAACCGCTTTCTGTGATGCTTCGGCGGAGGCGAAGCTAAAAAGTCACATAGCCGCAGAGAAAATCGATGTAACCAGTGACCTTAAAAAAACGGTTGCTCAAAGCGACGTAGTGGTCATTGCGATTTCGACAAGGGTTGATGAGCAAAAAAAGACAGATGATAACGGCTTAATTAACACCTGTAAACAGGTTGGGGCTGCCCTGCAGCAGGGTGCATTGGTTGTTTATGGTGGTGTCGCAGCGTTGGGTTTTGTGGATGGCACTGTTAGGGAGTTGCTTGAGAACACCTCTGGCTTGAAGGTGGGGCAAGACTTCGGTTTAGCCTACTGCCCAATCTTAACCACCAACGTTTCGCTTGCCAACTCTGGTGTAAGAGTTGCCGCAGACGACAAAGCCAGCTTGGCTGCAGCAAGCACTATCCTCAAAACCTTAACGAACAGAGTCCAAGAAGTCAACGACTTAAAAACCGCCCAAGTAGCCACACTCTTCACCATCGCCAAACAAGACGCAACCAACGCCCTCACAAACGAGCTGGCAATGTTCTGCGAAACCGCAAACATAGACTACTATAATGTTCTTGACGTCCTCAACTTAAACGACCCCAGTTTCCAGCCCAGCATCGCCGAAGGAGAAAACCATGAAGCTGCATACCTGCTACTTGAAAGCGCCGAGAACCTAAACGCCAAACTACGGTTAGCGGCGTTGGCGCGGCAAATCAACGAAGACATGGTTAAACATGCTGTTAATTTGACTCAGGAAGCGCTGCGGAATGCGGGTAAAAGTTTGAGGCGGGGCAGAGTGGCGGTTTTGGGGTCAGCGAACCCAGCGGCGGCCACCTGCATGTTCGCCAAGTTGATTGAGCAGAAAGGCGCAAAAGTTGCAGTTTACGACCCTGCCGCAAAAAAGGAAGCAAAAGAAGCTGGACTGATTAAAACTAGCCTAAACGAAGCCGTAGAAGGCGCCGACTGCATCGTCACATTAACGGGGCAGGAGCAAATCAGCCATTTAAACCTTAAAAAACTCAAAGCACTCATGAAATCACCCCCTGTCGTGGTGGATTTAGTGGGCAAATTCGACCCCAGTCAGGTGGAAACAGAAGGATTCATATACACTGGACTGGGAAGAGGAACTGGTAAGAAATGACAAAACTTGGTGTTGCAGTAATCGGCACGGGACAGTGGGGCAAAAACCACGCCCGAGTCTACAAAGAACTACCCTCAACTGAACTTGTCGCGGTCTGCGACGTTAACATGGAGCGAGCTAAAGCCATGGCTGACCAGTACGGTGCAAAAGCCTACTCCGACAGCACCGAGATGCTCAAAGACAAATCCATCCAAGCCGTCAACGTCTGCACATGGTCCACCATACTCGCGCAGGAAGCCATGAAAGCCCTAAACGCAGGCAAACACGTCCTCGTCGAGAAACCCATGGCAACCACACCCGAGCAGGCTGAGCAACTCGTCAAAACAGCCCAAGAAAACGGGTTACACTTGACCGTTGGGTTTTTGATGCGTTTCATTCCTGGGTTGCAGCAGATTCGGCAGTCGGTTGAGAACAAGAAAATCGGGGAATTAGTCTGCGCCACCGCCAAACGTGTCTCACAGTGGCCGGAGCGCATTGGCGATGTCGGCGTCGTCAAAGACACCGCTATCCACGACATAGACGTCATGAACTTTATCTTTAACCAGCAGCCCACTTCCGTTTACGCGAACATGGGTAGTATGCGAATCAAAAAGTTCGAGGATTACGCGCAAATCATGTTGACCTACGAGGGCGGCAGAACAGCCTTCATCGAATCCAACTGGCTAACCCCTTACAAAACACGCTCGCTAACCGTGACGGGAAGCGACGCCATCATGCGACTCGACTACATGACACAGGAATTCTGGATTGAACAAAAAACCGAAACCGTGCAGCCCCGTCTGCCCTTCCAAGAACCCCTCAAAGCGGAACTCCAGCACTTCGTCGACTGCATTGTAGAGAAGAAGAAGCCGCTGATAACAGGCGAAGACGGCGTTAAAGCACTAAAGGTAGCTTCTGCCGCCATCGAGTCTTCAGCTAAAAATACGGCAATAAAAATAGAATAAGTTTATTTTAGGTTGAAGGGTTTGCCTTCAGAAACCACATTCTGGGGCGCCTTATCCTTCCACTTCTTTAGAAAGGGCAGGTCCTCGGCTTCTTTGCGGAGTTCGTCGGGCAGCATTTCGGGGATTTCTTCGCGGATGGGGTACCAGCGGAGGCATTTTGGGCAGACGATTAAGCCTTCGACGATTTCGTCTTTCTCTTCAAAGACATGCAAGTCAAGTGGGTGATACTTGTCGATTGGGCAAGCGAGGATTTCCATGAGTTTACGTTTCATCTGAAACCACGAATATGATAGGTGACCGTTTAGTTATTAAAGCTTGTTCGGCAGGTGAGCTACTTGGATGTCTAGCACGGTTTGGTACCAGTTAGGTCCAGTACTACGTACCACACGCGAGTGTGAAAACATGAAGCGGACGCCAAGGCTGCCCAGTTTCTCGGCGACTTTTGTCTCGGTTTTCTCCACAGGGTCCTCCTTGCCAGTGGCGTGCTCGAAGTCGTAGTAGTGTATCCAGCCGCCAGTTTTCTTGAGCGCTGAAACCGCAGCAGGCAGGTATTGGAGGGCTTTCTCGGGCAACGGCATCAAAACCCGATCAGCGACGCCCTGCAGCTTGGTTTCCACGATTTCTTTTGAATCTCCAAGCAGGGGAATTACTCTATTATAGACGCGGTTGACGCGTATGTTTTCCACCATAAACTCGTAAGCCACAGGGTTAATGTCGATGGAGTAAACCTTGGTTTCTGGCACCATACGCGCAGTGATAACGCTGAAGCTACCCACCCCCGCAAACATGTTAACCACAGTTTCCCCCCTTGAAACGGCACTTGCCACCCGCAGGTGCTCATGGCTAAGTCGAGGCGAAAAATAACATTTCTCAACATCAACAGAAAAAGTGCAGCCTGCTTCTTTATACTTAGTTACGGGGTTGTTTTCGCCTGCCAGCAACGTTAGCTGCCGTGTGCGGTGGCTACCTTTGATGCCGCTGGTCTGCGAGTAGACGGTTCGGATTTTTTTGTGTGTCTCCATTATCTGTTTGGCTACGGCTTGTGCGTCAGCGGGGTTTTGGGGGGCTTTTATGATGGCTATGTCACCGACTATGTCAAAGGCGCTGTACACTTTGCTTAGGGCTTCGGCTGAAAGCTGGTTTACAAGCTTCATTTTGAGGCGTTTGCGCAACTGTATATCCTCATTGTGTTAAGGTATTGGAAATGTTTAAAAGTAAAATGCTTTTCTTTATGGGAACAGGCGTTTCAGATGGAAAAATCAGGAATTGTTTACGAATGCATGAGATGCGGTTCACGTGTGCCCTCTGAAGAGTTAGAGCTCCGAGGCGGAGAAACCAAATGCATCATCTGCGGCTATCGCATCTTAAAGAAAGTGAAGCCCCCCGTAGTGAAACGGGTTCAAGCCAAATAGAATGGAATTATACTCGTGCGTTGCACGAGCACATTTTGTTTTTGAATCTTTTTAGTTTTGTTTAGTAGTAATCTTGGTCTCCAAGCTTACGCAGTGCTTTACCCTTCAACTTAACAGTCGAAGTATCGTCTTCTTTATAGAAGTCGTCATCGAAGTCGCGTTCCATGGTTTTGCGTTTGACGGTTTCGCCGCATATGGCTCCGGGCAGTAGTCGTCTTTTGAAGCACATGGCATATGTGCATTTGGCGACTGTGCAGGGTTCTTCGCCGTCTCTGCACCAAACTGAATCACGTCGGAAAATTGCTGCGTTTTTACCGCATTTAAACGATTGACATGTTGGAGAACAAGGTTTTGGTTGTGCCAACAGATACACCTCATTGGTCGGTCAAAATTTTGTGGTTTCGTGTAGTGTCCTTGTTTTTCTTTAGTTCATTAGACGCCATATAAACTTTATCCATTGTAAGTGTGGAATTAAAATCAATACTGAATCATCAGTTTTTGGTTCTTCTTCGCCGAATAACCTCCACGACGGCGAACAGCGCCAACCCGATGACTACAACGACGAGGGAGATTAGGGTGCTTGCTTGAAGCAGGACGCCGCCTACTGAGACATACTTGTCGATTTTTACCTGCACCGTTGTAGGTTCCTCAACGTTGACTGTTATGGCTTGGGAGGCGTCTTGGATTCCTTGAGGCTGAACGATTATCTGCATATTGCCCCCGATGATGTTGTCAAAATTGGCTATACCATTGTTTTGGGTAACCCCCACAGTTTGGGTTGACCCGTTTAGGGTGACGTTTACGTTAGCGATTGGGACACCGAAGAAATCAACAACAGCCACTGAAATGGGGATACCATACAGGGAACAACGGACTTCCTTGTGGCTATCGTTGAAAACTTGCAAGTTTACTTGATGGATTAATAAACCGTCTTTGTAGACCCTCACTCGATACATCCCAAAGGTCGGTTCCATAAAAGCCACCCCATCGGCATCGGTGGAAGCAGAGTAAAACAACCCGCTTGAAATCTCTACAAGTTCCAGTCGAGCGTTAGGTATAGCTTCATAGTTGCGGTCGGTTACAGCTAAAGTTACATTTCTGGTTGGGCAGATTATTGTAACTTGAGCATTTACTTTGTTGGATGCGCTTGTCGCGGTGTTGTTTTGGGCATTAAAAGTTTGCCCATATAGTGAGGCGTCTATAGTGTAGGTGGCACCTGCTAAAGCGGATGATAAAGTGAAAGAGCCCGAGGGTCCCGTTTGCCCTGATGCGTTGCCGCTTCGAGAGATACTGCCGCTTTGGTAGTTGTATTTAATTGCCAAGTTTACGAAGGGAACAGGTATTCCGTCAACAGTTAAAACAGTAATTGTAAGATCAGTTAGTTGGCAGCGTAGTGTAAATGTTCCGTCACCTGTTACAGTGATGTCTGTTTGACCTATGATGAGGTCATTTAGGTAGGCAGTTAAGCTATGGGCGCCTTTTTCAAGCCTAAATGTTGCTCCGCCTGTCGAGTTGGTAGTTGAGTTTGTGGCGGCTTTAGTAGTTGAGTCAACGGCTTGCACGATAACGTTTTGGATTGGGCGATCAATGAGGTTGATTACTTGGACGTGCACGATGTAGCCTACAACGGTGAATGTTTGTTGGTCCACGGGTGTTTTAGCGGTGCCTTGCGGCGTTATCTTTATGATGCATTCCCCCAGTGGAGTGCTTGCAGAGACTAGCCAAGTTGTGTCAATTACTCCGCTTGAGGATGCAGTGACAGATTTCTCGTCGATTGTGGAGCCGCCCGCGATTATGGTTATCGTGGCAGCTTGGTTTGGCTGGTAGCCTGTGGCATGGATTTTCATGGTGTCTCCGCGGTGGTAGCTGTTTGCGTCAGTGAACCTTACGGTGAATTGGGTGGTTGCTAAAGTTCCCCCAAAGGTAGCTTTGTAGGCTCCAACGTAGTCGGTTGAGGCTCCTGAAGGAGAAAAAGCGCTACTGGGATACGTGACTTGGGCGTTTGCGGTTCCTTTCGCGTTGGGTGTTCCTAAAGCTACTGGAGCACTGTAAGTTGTTCCGCTTGGGAGAGTAACCACCAGGTTTCCATCGTATGAATTTCCGGGTTGGCCGCCGGTTACTGTGACGTTTAAGGTTACGCTGCTTCCCTCCTGCACAGTTGAGGGTGTAGCGGTAACTGTGTAGCCCAGAGTTATGGTGAATTGACTGTAGTCTTCAGCTCCACTTTTTGTGTCTCTTAACGCTAGAGGATATGATGCAGCTAAAAGTTCAGGAACAACAAAGTTTGCGTTAACACGGTAACCCTCAGCGGTGCCGCTGGCAACCATAATGTTGGCTAATGCGATTTGGTATGAGCCGTTTTGGGTGCTTATGGTTCCTTGGAGGTTAACTGATGATCCTGCTGGACCACTGCTGGGGGTGACTTGGAGGATTCTAACAACTGATGGGTTGTTTTGCGCATTCACAGCTAACGGGGTAAATGCGGCAACAACCGCGAGCAACAGAAGAGTGAATACAGCAATTTTTCGATTCAAACATAGTCCTCCGAATTAACCCCGTCAGAGTATGCTCAAGTAAGATTTGGCGTCATTTTAAACTTTGCCCAAAATCTAAGGAGGCTCTGTGTAAATCTGCAGATCTGCTTTCTTGTCAAATCAGCTTTGAAAGTGGTTTTCGGGATAGGGATTTTTAAAAGTCAGCATTTCATACTTTAGAAGGAACTTTGGTGTAGAAATCTTGGAAAAAACCGCTTTGTCACAGCTTTTAGCTTCCCTCAAGAAGCAAAAGTACCATCTAATAGGTGTGCATTCAGCGGTAAAACGGTGTAAGTGGCTCTATGAATCCATAGTCAACAACCGAGTCTGCTATAAACAGAAATTCTACGGCATCCAATCACACCGCTGCATCCAAATGACGCCCTCGCTTTATTATTGTACGCAGCATTGCCTGTTCTGTTGGCGCGCACAAAGCGGCGACATGCAAGTCACTTGGGATGAAATGCGCAACCCCAACAAGGACACACCTGAACAAATCGTAGAAGGCTGCTTCAAAGCACAAGAAAAGATAATCTCGGGGTATAAGGGTAACGAGAAGACAGATTGGCGCAAATTCCAAGAAGCCCTCCGACCCAAACAGGTCGCCATCAGCCTAACAGGCGAACCCACCCTCTATGGGCCTCTGGGGGATTTAATTGGGCTGTTTCACCAGAAAGGCTTAACCACTTTCCTTGTCACCAACGGCAACTTGCCCTCTAAGCTCTCAAAACTCAGCCATGAACCCACTCAACTCTATGTTTCGCTATGTGCTCCAAACGAGGATGTCTACAATAAGGTTTGCCGACCCCAATTCCCAAAGGCGTGGAAGAATCTAAACGAAAGCTTGGAGTTGCTTAAGAGTTTCCGCTGCCCCACCGTCACCCGCATGACCTTGGTTAAAGACCACAACATGAACGAAGTGGACGGCTACGCGAAGCTCATTGAGAAAGCTCAACCCACCTACATTGAAGCCAAAGCCTACATGCATATTGGCTTCTCAGGGTTGAGGTTGGGGTTTGACCAAATGCCGATGCATGGAGAGGTCAGGGAGTTTGCTGAGAAATTGGCTGAGGCATCCGGTTACAGGGTTATTGATGAGGCGCCTGAAAGCCGCGTGGTGCTACTTAGTCGACTAAAGAAACCCATCAAAGTGGGCAGCAACTGATTTGGCTGCGAGTCTGGATAAATTTAAATACCCATTTTTAGCCATGAATCTTTTTAATAAGCAATAAAGAGCGGTGTAGCGGATGGTAAGTGAAGGAAAAGGGAGACTCTTCAAACGAAAAGACGGCAAATACTTGGTGTATCTACCTAAAGACTTAGCTGAGGACAGTATGTTTCCCTTCAAAGGCGCTGACACCATATTCGTTAAAGTCAGCTTCGCTTTAGGTGACAACAAGATAACGGTTGAAAAATGGCAAGCCCCCTAAACTGTCCTTTAAGAAATTAAATAAACAAGCCTTCCTATTCTATTTTGGTGCCAAAGTTTTGTCTTCTCTAGAAACCGTCATTCAACAAGTAAAAACCGAGTTAATGGCAAAAAGTAAAATCCGCGAAGAAACCCACGAAAGCATGCGCAAAGCCACAAGCCTCTCCAAACAATCCATCCTTTTGCTTCACCAAAAACGCTTCGAAGACGCCGCTAGAATGCTACAGAACGCTAAAGAAATCATCTCCAACCTAAACAACTTGGCGGAGAAGAGCCCAGAAATCGTCTACGGCGGCATGTTCAGCGCCGCATTGCAGGAGTACGCGGAAGCCTACATCTTGCTGACGCTGGTCAAGGAGGGACGCTTTGTCACGCCAGCGGAAATCAATGTGCCTTCTGTGGATTACATTTTGGGTTTAGCTGACGTCATCGGAGAGTACAGGCGGCTTGCATTGGACTTTCTGCGGGCAGGGGAAGTTGAAAAAGGTGAAGAATGCCTCAAATTCATGGATGAAATCTTTATTCAACTGTTGGCGTTGGACGAAGCCTACATGCTGGTCTCGGGGTTGAGACATAAATCCGACATCGCAAGACGCGTAATCGAGACAACCCGCGGCGACATAACCCTTGAAGTGCGACGCAAAGCCCTCGAAGACAAACTAAACAAACTTCAACCCAAAAAACGTCAAAAGCAGGCAAAGGGTAAAAAGTGACTTGCCCAAGCTGCCAAAAAATTTTTCAGTAAAAAAAGCCCACAACATCCAACTGTACCTATCCAAACGCGTTATCCACGAAGACCATTTGCCAAGAAAGATTCGGATGGTGGGCGGCGTGGATGTTTCTTACGTCGACAACTTGGGTGTTGGTGCAGTGGTGGTTTTGGATTATGATTCACTTGAACTTTTAGAGGCAGCGGTTGCCACTTGCCCTGTGAAGATGCCTTATGTGCCGACGTTGCTGTCTTTTAGGGAAGTTCCGCCTGCGGTTGCAGCGATTAGGAAGCTAAAGGTTCAACCAGACGTTTTCTTAGTCGATGCACAAGGGTGGGCGCATCCATTCCGCTTCGGCTTTGCCAGCCACCTCGGCCTCGCTTTGAAAAAACCGACGATTGGAGTAGCCAAAAGCCGACTCATCGGGGAACCCACCGAGGTAGCCGAGAGAACCTTGCTGTTGGATAAGGGGGAAGTCGTCGGTGAAGTGGTAAAGACCACAACAGAAGCTAAACCGGTTTACGTGAGCGTCGGATACATGGTCAGCCTTGAAACTGCAGTGGCTATCGTGCGGCACTGCTCCCAAAACCGCATCCCTCAACCGCTGCTTGATGCGCACAAGTTAGCAACTAAAACCCGCCAGAACATTGCAAGAAGGCAAAGTAAATAACCACAAAAACAGATACCTAACGTTTAAGCGTGAAAAAGCATGACTGAAGAAGTTAAGTCCACAGAAGAGATAACTTTTGATTACTTCACAAAACTCGACTTGCGAGTAGGCAAAATCATCGAAGCCGTGGCAGTTCCTGAATCTAAGAAACTCATCAAAATGCAAGTGGATTTCCGAGCCGAAAAACGTCAATGCATCGCAGGGCTACTCAAATACTACAAACCCGAAGAGTTAGCCGGCAAAAAATGCGTCTTTCTCCTCAACCTGCAGCGTCGTATGATCGCGGGGCTTGAGTCGCAGGCTATGATTTTGGCGGCTGAAGACGCGGCTGGCAACGTGTCGGTTTTGCAGCCTGAGAAGGATGTGGCGGAAGGCAGCAAAATCGGCTAACTTTAGAATCTCATTACTAAGGTTATCGTCTGGGCTTTACAGCTGTAACGATTGATTGAGAAATCAATCCGCATGTATCGCAGAAGGCAAACATCGCATATACGCGTAAGTTAAGAGCAGATATATAAGAAAGGAAAGTCCATATTTGCAACAAAGTAATAAAGGAGACAAAAATATTGCCATTTAAGCGAAAAAGCCGAGGAAGATCAAAAGGAAGCAAAGGAAGTAGCACATTAGTTCAATGCGTTAACTGCGGATCGATGGTGCCGCGTGATAAAGCCAAGAAATCCACACGCCGCGTCTCATTCGTTGAGCCTCAACTTGCCAAGGAACTCCGCCAGAAAGGCACATTCCTTGCCTCTTGGGTAGACACAAAATACTACTGCATTTCATGTGCAGTACACCGTGGCATCGTTAAGGTTCGAGCTGAAAACGAGCGCCACTCCAAATACAGGCGCCCAAGATACTAAGCAGTTAGGTAGCTGCTTTCTCTTTCTTTAATTCTCTATAAACATGCCAAACTCTTTGTACAACAGTCACCATCGATAACACCGCTATTAGGGCAACTCCGTAACCAAGTATGGGTAAATAGAAAAACCCAATCACACTAGCCACCGCCAAAATTATCATACGTTCCGCTCGCTCCGCGATACCCACTGACTCCATTTTTACCCCGAGAACTTCCGCGCGAGCCCGCGTATAACTAACCAGCATGGACGCTATCAAAGCCACTAAAGCAACGACGGTGCCCCAGAGGTACCCGAAAGCTGCACTGCACAGTCCCGCTATGATTATGCCTGCATAGGAGGCTGCGTCAGCGAATCGATCCAGTACAGAGTCAAAGAAACCGCCGAAAGCGGTGGTTTGCTTGTAGGTTCGGGCGACAATGCCGTCCATGGCGTCACAGAACCCTGACGCTAAAAAGAAGAACACCGCCAACAGCAAAAACCATGCCGTTGAAGGGGTGGTTAAGGCGTAGCAGGCGGCGGAGGCTAAGGCGAGCATGAAACCGATTATGCTGATGCGGTTGGGTGTTAGGTGTAGTTTGTGGGCTATTTTTGCTTCGGTGGTTAGCATCTGTTGGATTTGCTGTTTAAGTTTGGTTAGCACAACTTCACGCTGCGTGTATGTTGTAGCCAATTACGGGTTAGCAGTAGAAAAGCCTTTCTTTAGTGACCCGTCCAACAGTTCGCCACATATGGATGCTTTTTCAATGGACTTATTAGGAACTTCGATGCAATATTGGGCAGTAACGTTCTATTGTGCAGCAGAGCGCAAAAAAGCAACGTTACACAAAAGCAAACAAATGGAGAAATGATAGTATGACTGAAAACGCAGACGTTATCTTCGTCGGAAACAAACCCCCAATGAGCTATGTATTGGCCATCATCACAAGCCTCTCCTCAGGCAAACTTAACGAAATAACCCTCAAAGCCAGAGGCCAAGCCATAACCACCGCTGTCGACGTAGCTGAGATCGCAAGGAACCGTTTCATAAAAGACCTTAAAGTCAGCAAAATCGCAATCGGCACCGTTGAGATGCCACCTCGTGAGGGCGAGAACAAGTCCAGAATGGTTTCCACAATGGAGATAACCCTTACCAAGAAAGCATAAAAAGGGCAACTAAAATCTCAGGTTAGCATCCAAACCTTCTTCTTTCATTTTTTAGTTTCTTATGTAACTTTCACTACACCAAAAGGTCTGGCGCTATAAAGCACTTTAAATAGAGCATCGTTGTTGCCTTCCCACAGAGAGGGGTGCACTTCGTGGCTTTAGACGCTGCGCTTACATCAATCGTGACCATATGCATTCTGGTTTTCTCAGCAAAGGTGCTGGGTGAAATCTTTTCCTGGCGCAAAATCCCCTCAGTGCTAGGCGAACTGGTCGCAGGCATCATCCTTGGACCCTTCGCATTAGGATCATTTTTAACGATAAACGGAACGCCTCTGATTGAAATCAATGAAATCGTAAAAGCATTCGGAGAAATCGGAGGCATATTGATTCTCTTCGTCGCTGGCTTAGAAATGACGTTTAAGGATTTCCGAAAAGTCGGCAAAGCAGGCTTCATCATAGGAACAAGCGGCGTACTCGTTCCCTTCATAATGGGTTATGCACTCTCGTTGACTCTTGGCTTTGGCACGATAGCCAGCTTAGTTATCGCCTCAGCGTTGGTTGCCACAAGCATCTCCATCACTGCACTGGTACTTGAAGAACTCAATCAATGCAGACGACAAGAATCACGGATGATGATTAGCGCCGCGGTAGTTGACGACGTTTTAGGTTTGGCGATATTGGGAGTAATCGTATCCTTCATCACCACTTCAACCGCCATAACCCCGCTAAACGTCGTAATCGTAATTTCCACTTCACTGGCACTGTGGCTTGGCTTAACCGTTTTCGCTTCGATAATACTCCCCAGAATAATCAACCTCACCTCCAAAGGCAAAGAAGGAACCGTAGAAGCCGCCGCCACCGCCTCCTGCTTTGGCGCATCCGCATTAGCCGCCGCGATTGGATTATCACCCATCGTTGGAGCCTTCGCAGCAGGCATGGCTGTTGCTAGCTCAAACGCGATTGAGAAAATCCGTGACTACACCAAAAAAATCAGCGTAGTTTTCTCGCCTGTGTTCTTTGCGTTGGCAGGCGCCCAATTTGACATAAGGAGCTTCTTCACAACTGATTGGATGTTCTACGTTCTCTTCATAAGTTTGGTGGTAGTGGCGATTGTCAGTAAATTAGTAGGCTGCGGATGGCCCGCTGCGCACTTCTTAAAGAGCCGCAGTAAAGGAATCAAAGTTGGTTACGGCATGATTTCACGTGGCGAAGTAGGTTTAATCGTGGCTGGAGTAGCCATTTCTGCAGGAGCCATCACCCAGAGCACCTACGCAGCGATTTTAGGTATGATTATGATTACCACCCTTGTGGCTCCCCTGCTTCTTAGACGTGCCTG
This region includes:
- a CDS encoding carboxypeptidase-like regulatory domain-containing protein, which gives rise to MNRKIAVFTLLLLAVVAAFTPLAVNAQNNPSVVRILQVTPSSGPAGSSVNLQGTISTQNGSYQIALANIMVASGTAEGYRVNANFVVPELLAASYPLALRDTKSGAEDYSQFTITLGYTVTATPSTVQEGSSVTLNVTVTGGQPGNSYDGNLVVTLPSGTTYSAPVALGTPNAKGTANAQVTYPSSAFSPSGASTDYVGAYKATFGGTLATTQFTVRFTDANSYHRGDTMKIHATGYQPNQAATITIIAGGSTIDEKSVTASSSGVIDTTWLVSASTPLGECIIKITPQGTAKTPVDQQTFTVVGYIVHVQVINLIDRPIQNVIVQAVDSTTKAATNSTTNSTGGATFRLEKGAHSLTAYLNDLIIGQTDITVTGDGTFTLRCQLTDLTITVLTVDGIPVPFVNLAIKYNYQSGSISRSGNASGQTGPSGSFTLSSALAGATYTIDASLYGQTFNAQNNTATSASNKVNAQVTIICPTRNVTLAVTDRNYEAIPNARLELVEISSGLFYSASTDADGVAFMEPTFGMYRVRVYKDGLLIHQVNLQVFNDSHKEVRCSLYGIPISVAVVDFFGVPIANVNVTLNGSTQTVGVTQNNGIANFDNIIGGNMQIIVQPQGIQDASQAITVNVEEPTTVQVKIDKYVSVGGVLLQASTLISLVVVVIGLALFAVVEVIRRRRTKN
- the twy1 gene encoding 4-demethylwyosine synthase TYW1, whose product is MEKTALSQLLASLKKQKYHLIGVHSAVKRCKWLYESIVNNRVCYKQKFYGIQSHRCIQMTPSLYYCTQHCLFCWRAQSGDMQVTWDEMRNPNKDTPEQIVEGCFKAQEKIISGYKGNEKTDWRKFQEALRPKQVAISLTGEPTLYGPLGDLIGLFHQKGLTTFLVTNGNLPSKLSKLSHEPTQLYVSLCAPNEDVYNKVCRPQFPKAWKNLNESLELLKSFRCPTVTRMTLVKDHNMNEVDGYAKLIEKAQPTYIEAKAYMHIGFSGLRLGFDQMPMHGEVREFAEKLAEASGYRVIDEAPESRVVLLSRLKKPIKVGSN
- a CDS encoding endonuclease V codes for the protein MPKLPKNFSVKKAHNIQLYLSKRVIHEDHLPRKIRMVGGVDVSYVDNLGVGAVVVLDYDSLELLEAAVATCPVKMPYVPTLLSFREVPPAVAAIRKLKVQPDVFLVDAQGWAHPFRFGFASHLGLALKKPTIGVAKSRLIGEPTEVAERTLLLDKGEVVGEVVKTTTEAKPVYVSVGYMVSLETAVAIVRHCSQNRIPQPLLDAHKLATKTRQNIARRQSK
- the metG gene encoding methionine--tRNA ligase subunit beta; protein product: MTEEVKSTEEITFDYFTKLDLRVGKIIEAVAVPESKKLIKMQVDFRAEKRQCIAGLLKYYKPEELAGKKCVFLLNLQRRMIAGLESQAMILAAEDAAGNVSVLQPEKDVAEGSKIG
- a CDS encoding 30S ribosomal protein S26e, producing the protein MPFKRKSRGRSKGSKGSSTLVQCVNCGSMVPRDKAKKSTRRVSFVEPQLAKELRQKGTFLASWVDTKYYCISCAVHRGIVKVRAENERHSKYRRPRY
- the pgsA gene encoding archaetidylinositol phosphate synthase; translated protein: MATTYTQREVVLTKLKQQIQQMLTTEAKIAHKLHLTPNRISIIGFMLALASAACYALTTPSTAWFLLLAVFFFLASGFCDAMDGIVARTYKQTTAFGGFFDSVLDRFADAASYAGIIIAGLCSAAFGYLWGTVVALVALIASMLVSYTRARAEVLGVKMESVGIAERAERMIILAVASVIGFFYLPILGYGVALIAVLSMVTVVQRVWHVYRELKKEKAAT
- the albA gene encoding DNA-binding protein Alba, encoding MTENADVIFVGNKPPMSYVLAIITSLSSGKLNEITLKARGQAITTAVDVAEIARNRFIKDLKVSKIAIGTVEMPPREGENKSRMVSTMEITLTKKA